Proteins encoded together in one Labilibaculum sp. DW002 window:
- the rpoC gene encoding DNA-directed RNA polymerase subunit beta', which translates to MAFRRDNKVKSNFTKISISLASPEEILERSSGEVLKPETINYRTYKPERDGLFCERIFGPVKDYECHCGKYKRIRYRGIVCDRCGVEVTEKKVRRERMGHIQLVVPVAHIWYFKSLPNKIGYLLGLPTKKLDTIIYYERYVVINPGVKAADGVNYLDFLTEEEYLDILDELPMENQFLDDEDPNKFIAKMGADALCSLLSRLDLDSLSYELRHKANTETSQQRKNEALKRLQVVGAFRDSKEVNNPEWMVVKVVPVIPPELRPLVPLDGGRFATSDLNDLYRRVIIRNNRLKRLIEIKAPEVILRNEKRMLQEAVDSLFDNSRKSNAVKTENNRPLKSLSDSLKGKQGRFRQNLLGKRVDYSARSVIVVGPDLEMHECGIPKDMAAELYKPFVIRKLIERGIVKTVKSAKKIVDRKDPVVWDILENVLKGHPVLLNRAPTLHRLGIQSFQPKLIEGKAIRLHPLACTGFNADFDGDQMAVHLPLGNEAVLEAQMLMLCSHNILNPANGTPITVPSQDMVLGLYYITKARTGCKGEGITFYSAEEAMIAFNEKAVDLHAKIKVKVKDLNENDELVDTIVETTIGRIIVNECTPAQAGFLNQLITKRALRDIIGYVYKKCGVHATAKFLDDIKNLGYRKAFEGGLSFNLSDVKVPDEKEGMVADGYAQVEEVLNNYNMGFITNNERYNQIIDIWTHVNANLTQTLMTQLENDNQGFNSVYMMLDSGARGSREQIRQLGGMRGLMAKPQKSGAKGGQIIENPILSNFKEGLSVLEYFISTHGARKGLADTALKTADAGYLTRRLVDVAQDVIIHEADCGTLRGLSASAIKNQEDVVASLFERILGRTTVHDVFHPLTGELLVASGMEITEEIAEAIETSPVETVEIRSVLTCEARQGVCAKCYGRNLASGELVQKGEAVGVIAAQSIGEPGTQLTLRTFHVGGTAGNVSAENSVVSKYDGIAEFEELRTVSHTSEDGKTYDVVIGRLAELRIIDKNTNIAVSTHTIPYGSKLFIKDGVDVSKEELICEWDPYNAMIISEFSGKISFDNLIEGVTYNEESDEATGFAEKVIIESKDKAKNASVRILGADGEILKSYNLPVGAHVSVNEGDMITIGQSVVKIPRNVGKTGDITGGLPRVTELFEARNPSNPAVVSEIDGEITFGKIKRGNREVIVTSRTGQEKKYLVPLSKQMLVQENDYIRAGTPLSDGATTPADILAIKGPTKVQEYIVNEVQDVYRMQGVKINDKHFEIIVRQMMRKVVIADPGDTTFLEKQIVDKQAFMLENDEIFGKKVVVDAGDSNELVSGQIVTARQLRDVNSVLKRKDMKLVVARDVIAATSTQILQGITRASLQTRSFISAASFQETTKVLNEAAIRGKVDQLEGLKENVICGHLIPAGTGLRDYKDIVVGAKEDYEKLLANTSTEE; encoded by the coding sequence ATGGCATTCAGAAGAGATAACAAAGTAAAGAGTAATTTTACAAAAATCTCTATCAGTCTTGCTTCTCCTGAGGAGATCTTAGAAAGATCCAGTGGTGAAGTTTTAAAGCCTGAAACCATCAACTATCGTACTTATAAGCCAGAACGTGACGGTTTATTCTGTGAAAGAATTTTCGGTCCTGTGAAGGATTATGAGTGTCATTGTGGTAAATACAAGCGTATCCGTTACCGTGGTATTGTTTGTGACCGATGTGGTGTTGAGGTAACCGAGAAAAAAGTACGTCGTGAGCGTATGGGGCACATCCAGTTGGTTGTACCTGTAGCACATATTTGGTATTTTAAATCGTTGCCAAATAAAATTGGTTACCTTTTAGGTTTACCAACAAAAAAATTAGATACTATCATTTATTACGAACGTTATGTCGTAATTAACCCAGGTGTAAAAGCCGCTGATGGTGTCAATTACCTTGATTTCCTAACAGAAGAAGAATATTTAGATATTCTTGATGAACTTCCAATGGAAAATCAATTCCTAGATGATGAAGATCCAAATAAGTTTATTGCTAAAATGGGTGCTGATGCACTTTGCAGTTTATTATCACGTTTAGATCTTGATTCATTATCATATGAGTTACGTCATAAGGCTAACACTGAGACTTCACAGCAGCGTAAAAACGAAGCTTTGAAACGTCTTCAAGTTGTTGGTGCTTTCCGTGATTCAAAGGAAGTAAACAATCCAGAATGGATGGTTGTTAAAGTTGTTCCTGTAATTCCACCAGAATTACGTCCATTGGTTCCATTGGATGGTGGTCGTTTCGCAACTTCTGACTTGAATGACCTTTACCGTCGTGTAATCATTCGTAACAACCGTCTGAAAAGATTAATCGAAATCAAAGCTCCGGAAGTAATTTTACGTAACGAGAAACGTATGCTTCAGGAAGCTGTAGATTCACTATTTGATAACTCACGTAAATCTAATGCGGTTAAGACAGAAAACAACCGTCCTTTGAAATCTCTTTCAGATTCATTGAAAGGTAAGCAAGGTCGTTTCCGTCAGAATCTATTGGGTAAGCGTGTTGACTATTCTGCTCGTTCGGTAATTGTTGTAGGTCCGGATTTGGAAATGCACGAGTGTGGTATCCCTAAGGATATGGCTGCTGAACTTTATAAGCCTTTCGTTATTCGTAAGCTTATTGAGCGTGGAATTGTAAAGACTGTTAAGTCGGCTAAGAAAATCGTAGATCGTAAAGATCCTGTGGTTTGGGATATCCTTGAGAATGTATTGAAAGGACATCCGGTACTACTTAACCGTGCTCCTACGCTTCACCGTTTGGGTATCCAGTCTTTCCAACCAAAACTTATTGAAGGAAAAGCGATTCGTCTTCATCCTCTTGCATGTACCGGTTTCAATGCCGATTTTGATGGTGACCAGATGGCGGTTCACTTGCCTTTAGGTAATGAAGCTGTTCTTGAGGCTCAGATGTTAATGTTGTGTTCTCACAATATTCTGAATCCTGCCAATGGTACTCCAATTACTGTTCCATCTCAGGATATGGTACTTGGTCTTTACTATATTACAAAGGCTAGAACAGGTTGTAAAGGTGAAGGTATTACTTTCTACTCAGCGGAAGAGGCAATGATTGCTTTTAATGAAAAAGCCGTTGATCTTCATGCTAAGATTAAAGTAAAAGTTAAGGATCTTAATGAAAATGACGAATTGGTTGACACTATTGTTGAGACAACTATTGGTCGTATCATCGTAAATGAGTGTACTCCTGCACAAGCTGGTTTCTTAAACCAACTGATTACAAAGAGAGCTCTACGTGATATCATTGGATACGTTTATAAGAAGTGTGGTGTTCACGCTACTGCTAAATTCCTTGATGATATTAAAAACTTAGGTTACCGTAAAGCATTCGAAGGTGGACTATCGTTTAACCTTTCTGATGTTAAAGTTCCTGATGAGAAAGAAGGAATGGTAGCTGACGGTTACGCGCAAGTTGAAGAAGTATTGAATAACTATAATATGGGTTTCATTACGAACAACGAGCGTTACAACCAGATTATTGATATCTGGACGCATGTAAATGCTAATCTGACTCAAACATTGATGACTCAGTTGGAAAACGATAACCAAGGTTTCAACTCTGTATATATGATGCTTGATTCTGGTGCTCGTGGATCGCGAGAGCAGATTCGTCAGTTGGGTGGTATGCGTGGTTTGATGGCTAAGCCTCAGAAATCTGGAGCTAAAGGTGGTCAGATTATTGAGAATCCAATTCTTTCAAACTTTAAGGAAGGTCTTTCTGTACTTGAGTACTTTATTTCTACTCACGGTGCGCGTAAAGGTCTTGCGGATACGGCACTTAAAACAGCCGATGCGGGTTACTTAACTCGTCGTTTGGTTGATGTTGCTCAGGATGTTATTATTCATGAAGCTGATTGTGGTACATTAAGAGGTCTTTCTGCATCTGCAATTAAGAATCAGGAAGATGTTGTAGCATCACTTTTCGAAAGAATTTTAGGTCGTACAACTGTTCACGATGTTTTCCATCCATTAACTGGTGAGCTACTTGTAGCTTCAGGTATGGAGATTACAGAGGAAATTGCTGAAGCTATTGAAACTTCTCCAGTTGAAACTGTTGAGATTCGTTCAGTATTAACTTGTGAAGCTCGTCAGGGTGTTTGTGCTAAATGTTATGGACGTAACCTTGCTAGTGGTGAACTGGTTCAAAAAGGTGAAGCTGTCGGTGTAATTGCTGCACAGTCAATCGGTGAGCCGGGTACACAGTTAACACTTCGTACTTTCCACGTAGGGGGTACCGCGGGTAACGTATCTGCAGAAAACTCGGTTGTTTCTAAATACGATGGTATTGCAGAGTTCGAAGAATTAAGAACTGTTTCGCATACTTCTGAAGATGGAAAAACTTATGATGTTGTAATCGGTCGTTTGGCTGAATTACGTATCATCGATAAGAATACAAATATTGCAGTATCTACACATACTATTCCTTACGGTTCTAAACTGTTTATTAAGGATGGTGTTGATGTTTCAAAAGAAGAATTGATTTGTGAGTGGGATCCATATAATGCCATGATCATCTCTGAATTCTCAGGTAAGATTTCATTCGATAACTTGATTGAAGGTGTTACTTATAATGAGGAGTCTGATGAAGCAACAGGTTTTGCTGAGAAAGTAATTATCGAATCTAAGGATAAAGCTAAGAATGCAAGTGTTAGAATCTTAGGAGCTGACGGTGAAATTCTTAAATCTTATAACTTACCAGTAGGTGCTCACGTTTCTGTAAACGAAGGTGACATGATTACTATTGGTCAATCAGTTGTTAAGATTCCTAGAAACGTTGGTAAGACGGGTGATATTACCGGGGGGCTTCCTCGTGTTACTGAGTTGTTTGAGGCTCGTAACCCATCTAATCCAGCAGTTGTTTCTGAGATTGACGGTGAAATTACTTTCGGTAAGATCAAGCGTGGTAATCGTGAGGTTATTGTAACTTCAAGAACAGGTCAGGAGAAGAAGTACTTAGTACCTCTATCTAAGCAAATGCTTGTTCAAGAGAACGATTACATTAGAGCTGGTACACCACTTTCTGATGGTGCTACTACACCTGCTGATATCTTAGCAATTAAAGGTCCTACAAAAGTTCAGGAATATATCGTGAACGAAGTACAGGATGTATACCGTATGCAGGGTGTGAAGATTAACGATAAGCACTTTGAAATTATCGTTCGTCAGATGATGCGTAAGGTTGTTATTGCTGATCCGGGAGATACAACTTTCTTGGAGAAACAAATCGTTGATAAACAAGCATTCATGCTTGAGAACGATGAGATTTTCGGTAAAAAAGTTGTTGTTGATGCTGGAGATTCTAACGAATTAGTATCAGGACAGATTGTTACTGCCAGACAATTACGTGATGTGAATTCAGTATTGAAGCGTAAGGATATGAAATTAGTTGTTGCTCGTGATGTTATCGCAGCTACTTCTACTCAGATTCTACAGGGTATTACCCGTGCGTCACTTCAAACTCGATCATTTATTTCAGCTGCTTCTTTCCAGGAGACAACTAAAGTATTGAACGAGGCTGCAATTCGTGGTAAGGTTGATCAACTTGAAGGATTGAAAGAGAACGTTATTTGCGGTCACTTAATTCCTGCTGGTACTGGTCTTCGCGACTACAAAGACATCGTTGTTGGAGCTAAAGAAGATTACGAAAAACTTCTTGCTAATACATCTACAGAAGAGTAA
- a CDS encoding DUF3467 domain-containing protein, protein MSDKKPSNQIDIQLSEEVAQGTYSNLAVITHSSSEFVVDFVRIMPGVPKADVKSRVILTPEHAKRLMLALQDNINKFESMNGPIKNVDGGQGPQGPIIPMGFGPTGQA, encoded by the coding sequence ATGAGCGATAAGAAACCATCGAATCAAATCGATATTCAACTTAGCGAAGAAGTTGCACAGGGAACGTATTCAAATCTAGCTGTAATTACACATTCAAGCTCTGAATTTGTAGTTGATTTTGTACGCATTATGCCTGGAGTGCCTAAGGCGGATGTAAAGTCAAGAGTTATTCTAACACCTGAGCATGCAAAGCGCTTGATGTTGGCTTTACAGGATAATATTAACAAGTTTGAGTCTATGAATGGACCTATTAAAAATGTTGATGGTGGACAAGGACCACAAGGACCAATTATACCAATGGGATTTGGGCCAACAGGACA